One window of Fusobacterium polymorphum genomic DNA carries:
- a CDS encoding DUF2262 domain-containing protein: protein MDLKEIKKVFENSNFFSKIFIEDDFEISGLINLWNRNDIDISIEFNPDYADDIDFYKTSLNLIEEKLNWINENKKLICKTFIEDEGVFYGLNDEIEKELSKKEKAKIGNLEFSAPLTEDEFTNSLYITYINFYIEDEKNISCNFDLDCEPDYLFGHLANIEIDENNDILMSGING, encoded by the coding sequence ATGGATTTAAAAGAAATAAAAAAAGTTTTTGAAAATAGTAATTTTTTTTCAAAAATTTTTATTGAAGATGATTTTGAAATAAGTGGATTAATTAATCTTTGGAATAGAAATGATATTGATATTTCAATAGAGTTTAACCCTGATTATGCTGATGATATTGATTTTTATAAAACTTCATTAAATTTAATTGAAGAAAAATTAAATTGGATAAATGAAAATAAAAAGTTAATATGTAAAACTTTTATTGAAGATGAGGGGGTATTCTATGGCTTAAATGATGAAATAGAAAAAGAACTTTCTAAAAAAGAAAAAGCTAAAATTGGTAATTTAGAGTTTTCAGCTCCTCTTACAGAAGATGAATTTACTAATTCATTGTATATCACATATATTAATTTTTATATAGAAGATGAAAAAAATATAAGTTGTAATTTTGATTTAGATTGTGAGCCAGATTATCTTTTTGGACATCTTGCTAATATTGAAATAGATGAAAATAATGACATTTTAATGTCTGGAATAAATGGATAA
- the fucO gene encoding lactaldehyde reductase produces the protein MNRYVLNETSYFGAGCRTELATEVKTKGYKKALLVSDRVLASCGVLDKVKDVLNKAEIPFDEFLEIKQNPTIKNCKDGLEAFKKSGADFIVAVGGGSVIDTSKAIGIVYNNPSFADIKSLEGIANTTKKSVPIIALPTTCGTAAEVTINYVITIEEENRKIVCVDPKDIPVVAIVDAELMQSMPPKTIASTGMDALTHAIEGYITKGAHVISDMFEVQAIELIAKHLRGAVKDKNIVDMEGMSIGQYVAGMGFSNVGLGIVHSMAHPLGGVYDIAHGVANALLLPIVMEYNMPVCIDKYGNIAKAMGVDTTNMSKEEAAKAAIDAVRQLAIDVNIPQTLRELNIPKEGLPRLAKDALADVCTGGNPREVTYEDILKLYEIAY, from the coding sequence ATGAATAGGTATGTTTTAAATGAAACAAGTTATTTTGGAGCTGGTTGTAGAACAGAACTTGCAACTGAGGTTAAAACTAAAGGATATAAAAAGGCTCTTTTAGTAAGTGACAGAGTTTTAGCATCTTGTGGAGTTTTAGATAAAGTAAAAGATGTCTTGAACAAAGCAGAGATACCATTTGATGAATTTTTAGAAATTAAACAAAATCCAACTATTAAAAACTGTAAAGATGGTTTGGAAGCTTTTAAGAAATCAGGAGCTGACTTCATTGTTGCAGTAGGTGGAGGTTCAGTTATAGATACTTCAAAAGCTATTGGAATAGTGTATAATAATCCAAGTTTTGCAGATATAAAATCGCTTGAAGGAATAGCCAATACAACTAAGAAGAGTGTTCCTATTATCGCTCTTCCAACAACTTGTGGAACAGCAGCAGAGGTAACAATCAACTATGTTATAACTATTGAAGAAGAAAATAGAAAAATAGTTTGTGTAGATCCAAAAGACATTCCTGTGGTAGCTATTGTAGATGCTGAATTAATGCAATCAATGCCTCCAAAAACTATTGCTTCAACTGGAATGGATGCTTTAACACATGCTATTGAAGGATATATAACAAAAGGAGCACATGTAATTTCAGATATGTTTGAAGTACAAGCTATTGAACTAATTGCTAAACATTTAAGAGGTGCTGTAAAAGATAAAAATATAGTAGATATGGAAGGAATGAGTATAGGACAATATGTTGCAGGAATGGGATTTAGTAATGTTGGATTAGGAATAGTACACTCTATGGCTCACCCACTTGGTGGAGTTTATGATATTGCACATGGAGTAGCTAATGCACTTCTATTACCAATAGTTATGGAATATAATATGCCAGTTTGTATAGATAAATATGGAAATATTGCAAAGGCAATGGGAGTTGATACTACAAATATGTCTAAGGAAGAAGCGGCAAAAGCAGCAATAGATGCTGTTAGACAACTAGCAATAGATGTGAATATTCCACAAACATTGAGGGAATTAAATATACCAAAAGAGGGTTTACCTAGATTGGCAAAAGATGCCTTAGCAGATGTTTGTACAGGAGGAAACCCAAGAGAAGTTACTTATGAAGATATTTTAAAATTATATGAAATAGCATATTAA
- a CDS encoding potassium/proton antiporter, with product MNNILFLSSVVIIVSIFMYRYLSKFGVPMLLVFISLGMIFGVNGIFKIDYENYELSRDICSFALIYIIFFGGFGTNLSMAKGIIKKSLILSSLGVIFTSFLTGIFAHYILKLDWYTSLLIGSVLGSTDAASVFAILRSHKLNLKENTASLLEIESGSNDPFAYVLTISFLTLSKGGLNLPILLFKQVCFGLLVGYIFAKLSCFVIRKSKNLDSGMSMALIMASMLLSYSLSEFIGGNGYITVYLLGVLIGNIRFNKKSEIVSFFNGITSIMQILIFFLLGLLVNPLEALKYTVPAILIMIAMTILIRPFVVYLLISPLKSSRGQKLLVSWAGLRGAASVVFAILVVVAHKEIGMIVFNIAFIVVLLSIAIQGSLLPFFSRKFDMIDEEGDVLKTFNDYSDTEDVDFITAEINENHKWVGKQIKNLEFMPSVLLVLIIRNGQNIIPNGDTVIEKGDRIVLCGSSFVEKDTRINLYESIVDKTSKYKDKSIRELDRNTLIVMIKRDEIAMIPDGNTTILENDILVLLDR from the coding sequence ATGAATAATATTTTATTTTTAAGTTCTGTTGTTATCATTGTATCAATATTTATGTATAGATATCTTAGTAAATTTGGTGTTCCTATGCTTTTAGTATTTATAAGTCTAGGAATGATATTTGGAGTAAATGGAATTTTTAAAATAGACTATGAAAATTATGAACTATCAAGAGATATATGTAGTTTTGCCTTAATATATATTATTTTCTTTGGAGGTTTTGGTACTAATCTTTCTATGGCAAAGGGAATAATCAAAAAATCTTTGATTTTATCTTCATTAGGAGTTATTTTTACTTCATTTTTGACAGGAATATTTGCTCACTATATTTTAAAATTAGATTGGTATACTTCTCTTTTAATAGGTTCTGTTCTAGGTTCAACAGATGCTGCTTCTGTATTTGCTATTTTAAGATCACATAAACTAAATTTAAAGGAGAATACTGCATCTTTATTAGAAATTGAAAGTGGTTCAAACGACCCTTTTGCTTATGTTTTGACTATATCATTTTTGACACTTTCAAAAGGTGGGTTAAATTTACCAATACTTTTATTTAAACAAGTTTGTTTTGGTTTACTAGTGGGATATATTTTTGCAAAGTTATCTTGTTTTGTCATAAGAAAATCTAAAAATTTAGATAGTGGAATGTCTATGGCTCTTATAATGGCTTCTATGCTTCTATCATATTCTTTAAGTGAATTTATTGGAGGTAATGGTTATATAACTGTCTATCTTTTAGGTGTGTTAATAGGAAATATCAGATTTAACAAGAAAAGTGAAATCGTTAGTTTTTTCAATGGAATAACAAGTATTATGCAGATTTTAATTTTCTTCTTATTAGGACTTTTAGTAAATCCATTAGAGGCATTAAAATACACTGTACCTGCTATCTTAATTATGATTGCTATGACTATACTTATTCGTCCATTTGTAGTTTATCTATTGATAAGTCCTTTAAAATCAAGTAGAGGACAAAAACTTTTAGTATCTTGGGCAGGTTTAAGAGGAGCTGCCTCAGTAGTTTTTGCCATCTTAGTTGTGGTTGCACACAAAGAAATTGGAATGATTGTTTTTAATATTGCATTTATTGTAGTTTTACTATCTATTGCCATACAAGGTTCTTTACTTCCTTTCTTTTCAAGAAAATTTGATATGATTGATGAAGAAGGAGATGTTCTTAAAACATTTAATGATTATTCTGATACAGAAGATGTAGACTTTATAACTGCTGAAATTAATGAAAATCATAAATGGGTTGGTAAACAAATAAAAAATCTCGAATTTATGCCATCTGTATTATTGGTTTTGATTATAAGAAATGGGCAAAATATTATTCCAAATGGTGATACTGTAATAGAAAAGGGAGATAGAATTGTTCTTTGTGGTTCAAGTTTTGTGGAAAAAGATACAAGAATAAATTTATATGAAAGTATAGTAGATAAAACTTCAAAATATAAAGATAAATCTATTAGAGAACTTGATAGAAATACTTTGATTGTCATGATTAAAAGAGATGAAATTGCTATGATACCAGATGGAAATACAACTATATTAGAAAATGACATACTAGTATTATTAGACAGATAA